A single genomic interval of Aegicerativicinus sediminis harbors:
- a CDS encoding TIGR03643 family protein has protein sequence MTTIELDRIIEMAWEDRTPFEAIEIQFGLSESDVIKLMRKELKSSSFKLWRKRINNGISSKHLNKRSNEITRFKSNQQRLISNNKISKR, from the coding sequence ATGACAACTATTGAATTAGACAGAATTATTGAAATGGCATGGGAAGATAGAACACCATTCGAGGCTATTGAAATTCAGTTTGGCCTTTCAGAATCCGATGTCATTAAATTGATGAGAAAGGAATTAAAATCAAGTTCATTTAAGCTTTGGAGAAAACGTATTAATAATGGTATTAGCAGTAAACATTTGAATAAAAGGAGTAATGAGATTACGCGTTTCAAATCTAATCAGCAAAGATTAATTTCTAATAATAAAATTTCTAAACGATAG
- a CDS encoding acetyl-CoA C-acyltransferase has protein sequence MKEVVIVSMARTPIGSFLGKLSTIPAPRLGAIAIKGALEKINLDPSEVHEVLMGHVVQAGAGQAPARQAAIYAGIPNTVPCTTVNKVCSSGMKAVMQGAQAIALGDAEVVVAGGMENMSLIPHYYHARTGNKFGPATLVDGLQVDGLVDVYDQNAMGVCADACAVEYNFSREDQDAYAIQSYKRSAEAWAAGKFKDEIVPVEVPQRRGEPLIIDTDEEFTNVILEKIPSLRPAFSKDGTVTAANASTINDGAAAMVLMSKDKATALGLTPLVTILSYADAAQEPKWFTTAPAKALPKALAKANIDISEIDYFEFNEAFSVVGLANIKLLGLSDENVNVNGGAVSLGHPLGCSGTRILITLISVLHQNKASLGAAAICNGGGGASAMVLKRN, from the coding sequence ATGAAAGAAGTTGTGATAGTATCTATGGCGCGTACGCCCATAGGAAGTTTTTTAGGAAAATTATCTACCATACCAGCCCCAAGGCTAGGTGCAATTGCAATTAAGGGTGCTTTAGAAAAAATTAATTTAGACCCTTCTGAAGTACATGAAGTATTAATGGGACATGTTGTTCAAGCGGGAGCTGGTCAGGCTCCAGCCCGTCAGGCTGCCATCTATGCAGGAATCCCAAATACCGTTCCTTGTACGACCGTGAATAAAGTATGTTCTAGTGGTATGAAAGCAGTTATGCAAGGAGCTCAGGCAATTGCTTTGGGTGATGCAGAAGTTGTTGTGGCCGGAGGGATGGAGAACATGAGTCTAATACCACATTATTACCATGCTAGAACTGGTAATAAATTTGGTCCTGCTACTTTAGTTGATGGCTTACAAGTGGATGGTTTAGTAGATGTATATGATCAAAACGCCATGGGTGTCTGTGCAGACGCATGTGCAGTTGAATATAATTTTTCCAGAGAAGACCAAGATGCATATGCCATTCAATCATATAAGCGCTCTGCAGAAGCCTGGGCTGCAGGGAAATTTAAAGACGAAATTGTCCCTGTTGAAGTTCCACAAAGACGAGGAGAGCCTTTAATTATTGATACAGACGAAGAATTTACCAATGTCATTTTAGAGAAAATTCCAAGCTTGCGACCAGCCTTTTCTAAGGATGGGACCGTAACAGCTGCCAATGCATCAACAATTAATGACGGGGCGGCAGCGATGGTTTTAATGAGTAAAGATAAAGCAACTGCCTTAGGATTGACTCCTTTGGTAACCATTTTGAGTTATGCTGATGCTGCTCAAGAACCAAAGTGGTTTACTACTGCACCCGCCAAAGCATTACCGAAGGCTTTGGCTAAAGCGAATATCGACATTTCAGAAATTGATTATTTTGAATTTAACGAGGCGTTTTCTGTTGTGGGGTTGGCAAACATTAAATTACTAGGCCTATCAGATGAGAATGTTAATGTGAATGGTGGAGCAGTTTCTTTAGGACATCCATTAGGATGCTCTGGAACTAGAATATTAATTACTTTAATAAGCGTTCTACACCAAAATAAAGCTAGCCTTGGTGCTGCTGCAATTTGCAATGGTGGTGGTGGTGCTTCTGCCATGGTTTTAAAACGCAATTAA
- a CDS encoding DUF4488 domain-containing protein: MKQLWFCIALLTTLVGYCQSFIGAWEMESTTPEGEDYTSVVIFTEGYQVLATYNSETGKFISTNGGTWKLDGNIMTEKVEFNSGNPEMVGEVVSFEVFIEGDNMGIVGTDMKFKRIDDGTPGELEGAWLMSGRVVNDKLQLRDTDTPRKTMKILSGTRFQWIAYNTDTKEFMGTGGGNYTTVDGVYTENIKFFSRDDSRVGASLKFDFNLKDGNWHHTGFSSKGDPLNEIWSKRK, from the coding sequence ATGAAACAACTTTGGTTTTGCATCGCTCTTTTGACTACCCTTGTAGGTTATTGTCAGAGTTTTATCGGCGCTTGGGAAATGGAAAGCACAACTCCCGAAGGGGAAGATTACACTAGCGTAGTAATTTTTACTGAGGGCTATCAGGTTCTTGCGACCTATAATTCTGAAACAGGAAAGTTTATAAGCACAAATGGTGGTACTTGGAAGTTAGATGGTAATATCATGACTGAAAAAGTTGAGTTCAACTCAGGTAATCCTGAAATGGTTGGTGAAGTCGTAAGTTTTGAAGTTTTTATTGAAGGGGATAATATGGGGATTGTTGGCACGGATATGAAATTTAAACGTATAGATGATGGAACACCTGGAGAGCTGGAAGGAGCTTGGCTAATGTCTGGGAGGGTTGTAAATGATAAGCTTCAACTAAGAGATACTGATACTCCGAGAAAAACAATGAAAATTTTATCTGGCACACGGTTTCAATGGATTGCATATAATACTGATACAAAAGAATTTATGGGAACTGGAGGTGGCAACTATACAACCGTTGATGGAGTTTACACAGAAAATATAAAATTCTTTTCCAGAGATGATTCTCGAGTGGGGGCAAGTTTGAAATTTGATTTCAATTTAAAGGATGGAAATTGGCACCATACCGGTTTCTCAAGCAAAGGCGATCCATTAAATGAAATATGGAGCAAACGCAAATAA
- a CDS encoding DUF2256 domain-containing protein, whose translation MKKNNLPTKICLVCHRPFTWRKKWERDWENVKYCSKRCSRESKSLNTTKS comes from the coding sequence TTGAAGAAAAACAATTTACCAACAAAAATATGCTTGGTGTGCCATAGACCATTCACTTGGCGTAAAAAATGGGAACGGGATTGGGAAAATGTAAAATATTGCAGTAAACGATGTTCCCGTGAATCAAAATCATTGAATACAACTAAAAGCTAA
- a CDS encoding FAD-binding domain-containing protein yields the protein MYEFLTGLGQPWNVIEKLVQELAWREYWQLVWLNKGDAINSDLKNVQQPISNHLIPKNVVDANTHIQVVDEAIKELYDTGYMHNHMRMYVASICCNIAQSHWHQPSKWMYYHLLDGDIASNQLSWQWVAGTFSNKKYYANQENINKYFNSTQKNTFLDISYEEFENLEIPKTLLDTILIALHTKLPKVDKPNLFKNKKTLIYNYYNLDAEWHKHEDFQRVLLLEPSIFKANPVSLKCIDFTLSLAKNIPDLKIFVGEFTQLAEEVSIKDIIYKEHPLNTHYIGIEEEREWMTNVRGYFSSFHSFWKKCKKELKN from the coding sequence GTGTATGAATTTTTGACTGGATTAGGTCAACCTTGGAATGTAATTGAAAAACTTGTCCAGGAATTAGCATGGCGAGAGTATTGGCAATTGGTTTGGTTGAATAAAGGGGATGCCATAAATTCTGATTTAAAAAATGTCCAACAACCAATATCCAATCATTTAATTCCTAAGAATGTTGTAGATGCCAATACACATATACAGGTAGTAGATGAGGCAATAAAGGAATTGTATGATACAGGATATATGCACAATCATATGCGGATGTATGTGGCTTCGATATGCTGCAATATTGCTCAATCGCATTGGCACCAACCTTCCAAGTGGATGTACTATCATTTGCTAGATGGCGATATAGCTAGCAATCAATTGAGTTGGCAATGGGTTGCTGGGACCTTTTCAAACAAAAAATATTATGCAAATCAGGAAAACATTAATAAGTATTTTAATAGTACCCAAAAAAATACTTTTCTAGATATTTCTTATGAAGAGTTTGAAAATTTGGAAATACCAAAAACGCTACTCGATACCATTTTAATTGCTTTACATACAAAATTGCCTAAGGTGGATAAGCCAAATCTGTTTAAGAATAAAAAAACTTTGATTTACAATTACTATAATCTCGATGCTGAATGGCATAAACATGAAGATTTTCAGCGTGTTCTGTTATTAGAGCCTTCAATTTTTAAAGCTAATCCAGTAAGTTTGAAATGTATAGATTTTACTCTAAGTCTTGCTAAAAATATACCAGATTTAAAAATTTTTGTGGGCGAGTTTACGCAATTGGCGGAAGAAGTTTCAATAAAAGACATTATTTATAAGGAACATCCTTTGAATACCCATTATATAGGAATAGAGGAGGAAAGAGAATGGATGACAAATGTTAGGGGTTACTTTTCATCTTTTCATTCATTCTGGAAAAAGTGCAAGAAAGAACTAAAAAATTGA
- a CDS encoding MotA/TolQ/ExbB proton channel family protein, which translates to MFTLVANPFIDRFYEGGPFFMSCILICLLLAIFFIIKGFIGIKNPETANKYLRLTSDVSLLGLVVGFLGSVIGLISAFDSVEALGNPEPAIFAGGLKVSLLTATFGLFSFVISRIGILVLRWLLKGPFEKQE; encoded by the coding sequence ATGTTTACATTAGTTGCTAATCCTTTTATTGATCGCTTTTATGAAGGCGGTCCTTTTTTTATGTCATGTATCCTTATATGCTTATTACTAGCTATATTTTTTATAATAAAAGGATTCATAGGTATAAAGAATCCTGAAACTGCCAATAAATATCTTCGCCTAACCTCTGATGTTAGCCTATTAGGTTTAGTGGTAGGATTTCTTGGTTCTGTTATAGGGTTAATTTCTGCTTTTGATTCGGTGGAGGCGCTTGGTAACCCCGAACCTGCTATTTTTGCCGGCGGACTTAAAGTTTCCTTACTAACAGCAACTTTCGGACTTTTTTCCTTTGTCATTTCCCGAATAGGAATTTTGGTGCTTAGATGGCTTTTAAAAGGACCATTTGAAAAGCAAGAATAA
- a CDS encoding sugar kinase, with translation MNQHKVVTFGEVMMRLSPPGHAMFSQANHLDMVFGGGEANVAIALAYMGLNASHVTRFPDNLLGKAATQFLKHNWVDTSSIVFGDDMIGLYFLEKGAVHRPSQIVYVRKNSAFAKITAESIDWEKALEGASWFHWTGITPAVSIGAMESVHKAIETANNKGITVSVDVHSRKNMWDYGKAAKEVMPHLIDRCDIVFGGAHDFHELFDIELCGEKDDQFQEASIELMKMVPRIKKIFDKERESVSASHNRISGRMWNGKEFFKTEKLDVTHIVDRIGTGDAYAAGVIYGLLHYQDDFDALNFGNCTCALKHTVEGDANMVSAEMVKDLMSGDTSGKIRR, from the coding sequence ATGAATCAGCATAAGGTTGTTACGTTTGGAGAGGTTATGATGCGACTTTCGCCTCCTGGACATGCAATGTTTTCTCAAGCCAATCATTTAGATATGGTATTTGGGGGCGGTGAAGCTAATGTTGCGATTGCACTGGCCTATATGGGGCTTAATGCTTCTCACGTTACTCGATTTCCCGATAATTTATTAGGAAAAGCCGCAACCCAATTTTTAAAACACAATTGGGTAGACACTTCTTCAATTGTTTTTGGCGATGACATGATTGGACTCTATTTTCTAGAAAAGGGAGCCGTTCATCGACCGAGTCAAATTGTTTATGTTAGAAAAAATTCGGCTTTTGCTAAAATAACCGCAGAATCTATAGATTGGGAAAAAGCTTTAGAGGGTGCTTCATGGTTTCATTGGACGGGTATTACACCTGCTGTATCTATAGGAGCCATGGAAAGTGTCCATAAGGCTATTGAAACTGCTAACAATAAAGGGATCACTGTTTCAGTCGATGTTCATTCAAGAAAAAATATGTGGGATTATGGAAAAGCAGCTAAGGAGGTGATGCCGCATCTTATAGACCGGTGTGATATTGTTTTTGGTGGTGCCCATGATTTTCACGAATTGTTTGATATTGAATTATGTGGAGAGAAAGATGATCAATTCCAAGAAGCATCTATCGAGTTGATGAAGATGGTACCTCGAATTAAAAAGATCTTTGATAAAGAAAGGGAGTCTGTAAGTGCTTCCCACAATCGTATATCAGGTAGAATGTGGAATGGAAAAGAATTTTTTAAAACAGAAAAATTAGATGTTACCCACATAGTGGATAGGATAGGTACAGGCGATGCCTATGCTGCTGGTGTCATTTACGGTTTACTCCACTATCAGGATGATTTTGATGCTCTTAACTTTGGCAATTGCACTTGTGCTCTAAAGCATACAGTGGAAGGTGATGCCAATATGGTTTCGGCCGAAATGGTTAAAGATTTAATGAGTGGTGATACTTCAGGAAAAATTAGGCGATAA
- a CDS encoding sensor histidine kinase, with product MNKTKVILEKVAQLMLHLIFWLAVLIFYTYFFDAGNKSFIETLQFSLFLMPITIATTYISIYKLIPKYLINKRYFHFILYSTYTFIISAYLVMVSMFFSLIYLSNFQYEDMAPATKNVFFVLSAVYLVTFVAGSIKLVKINLNNIEQNALLKTKILQTQLRLKEQELNYLKMQIHPHFLFNTLNTLYGFALKKEDETPEMILKLSNLLDYLLYQTDKQEVLLTEEIAHIQDYISLEKMRFNETLKVVINTSIEDENQKIAPMLLLPFIENSFKHGKIKNGYLDISINLENNVDKLNFKVENSADSLEIENKGIGLENIRKRLELIYPHKHSLTIKPSSTSFEIQLTLDF from the coding sequence ATGAACAAAACAAAGGTCATATTAGAAAAGGTAGCCCAACTAATGTTGCACCTAATTTTTTGGTTGGCTGTGCTAATATTTTACACCTATTTTTTTGATGCCGGCAATAAGAGCTTTATTGAAACTCTTCAATTTTCTTTATTCTTAATGCCAATTACAATTGCAACTACCTACATTTCCATTTACAAATTGATTCCTAAGTACTTAATCAACAAAAGATACTTTCATTTCATTCTTTATAGCACATATACATTTATTATTTCCGCCTATTTGGTAATGGTTTCCATGTTTTTCAGTTTAATTTATTTATCAAATTTTCAATATGAAGACATGGCACCTGCAACCAAAAATGTCTTTTTTGTTTTAAGTGCAGTCTATCTGGTTACGTTTGTGGCAGGTTCAATAAAATTGGTGAAAATTAACTTGAATAACATAGAACAAAACGCCCTGCTCAAAACCAAAATACTTCAAACCCAACTGAGGTTAAAAGAACAGGAATTGAATTATTTAAAAATGCAAATACATCCGCATTTTTTGTTCAACACCTTAAACACGCTGTACGGATTTGCATTAAAAAAAGAGGATGAAACTCCAGAAATGATTTTAAAGCTATCTAATCTTTTAGATTATCTTCTTTACCAAACAGATAAACAAGAGGTGCTTTTAACAGAAGAAATAGCTCATATACAGGATTATATTTCCCTAGAAAAAATGAGATTTAATGAAACCCTAAAAGTGGTGATTAATACATCTATTGAGGATGAAAACCAAAAAATTGCTCCTATGCTGTTACTCCCATTTATAGAGAACAGTTTTAAACATGGAAAAATTAAAAATGGTTATTTAGACATATCAATTAATTTGGAGAATAATGTTGACAAATTAAATTTTAAAGTAGAAAATAGCGCGGATTCATTAGAAATTGAAAACAAAGGAATTGGTCTAGAAAATATTAGAAAACGTCTAGAACTTATTTATCCACATAAACATTCCTTAACAATAAAACCTAGTTCAACATCATTTGAAATCCAATTAACTTTAGATTTTTGA
- a CDS encoding HD family phosphohydrolase: protein MNQFVNRWYRNHTLLYKVLLFISTTFLIVYLFPKSGKFKYTFDKGRPWQSETLYAPFDFAIRKSASEIDAETLEIRENSTLYFETDTLVEDRVFRAYETKFSTTVLDTIPKSKTIYQLGMKLLEEIYQYGVVNENYNYPPEKQIIVLEGQKQIHATTYSELSKTENLRRRIEAAIEKAGYAAYKAEFVSLFFDVVKPNLKLNEALTEKIIQEQLNTISPNRGSIERETLIIAKGEIVDEAKFEVLKSLEAEYESQVWTSSNYNLVIAAYSLLVALALLMLLLFMRKYRTEVFQNNTKVTFIFFNVLLMVLLTTLVVNYNAKYVYVVPICVLPLVLKAFFDARLGLFTHVLTVMLLGFIVPNSSEYMFLQIIAGIVTILTVSELYKRANLFISVGQITLIYILAYFAFFVIHEGSITNMNYETFGMFILGGLATLFVQPLIYIYEKIFDLVSDVSLLELSDTNSKLLKELSNLAPGTFHHSLNVANLAEAAANEIGANAMLARVGALYHDIGKMENPTYFTENQLTGLNPHDELSPRESTDIIIGHVIDGVEIAKKYNLPDRIIDFIRSHHGTSLVYYFYIKEKEIDQFAKEEEFRYPGPKPFSRETALLMMCDSVEAASKSLREINSGKIDELVESVITRQMEDDQFINANINFKEIEVIKKVLKSKLANIFHLRVEYPE from the coding sequence ATGAACCAATTTGTTAATAGGTGGTATCGAAACCATACACTACTTTACAAGGTACTTTTATTTATTAGCACCACATTCTTAATTGTTTACCTGTTTCCTAAGAGTGGAAAATTTAAGTATACCTTCGACAAGGGAAGACCATGGCAATCTGAAACCTTATATGCTCCTTTTGACTTTGCAATTCGGAAATCTGCATCTGAGATTGATGCAGAAACTTTAGAAATTCGCGAAAATAGCACTCTATATTTTGAAACCGACACTTTAGTAGAGGATAGGGTTTTTAGGGCTTACGAAACCAAATTTAGCACAACGGTACTGGATACCATACCCAAAAGCAAAACGATTTATCAATTAGGCATGAAATTGCTTGAAGAGATTTATCAGTATGGTGTGGTTAACGAAAACTATAATTACCCACCTGAGAAACAAATTATCGTTTTAGAAGGTCAAAAACAAATTCATGCCACCACCTATTCAGAGTTATCCAAAACTGAAAACTTAAGAAGACGTATAGAAGCCGCCATTGAAAAAGCTGGTTATGCTGCCTATAAAGCTGAGTTTGTTTCCCTGTTTTTTGATGTGGTCAAACCCAACCTTAAATTGAATGAAGCCCTGACGGAAAAGATTATTCAGGAACAACTCAATACCATTTCACCAAATCGGGGAAGTATAGAACGTGAAACTCTTATTATAGCAAAAGGGGAAATTGTTGATGAAGCCAAGTTTGAGGTACTTAAATCTTTAGAGGCTGAATATGAGTCTCAGGTTTGGACAAGTTCAAATTATAATCTGGTTATTGCAGCCTATTCTCTATTAGTTGCTTTAGCATTACTTATGCTACTCCTTTTTATGAGAAAGTATCGCACAGAGGTTTTTCAAAACAACACCAAAGTAACCTTTATATTCTTTAATGTCTTATTGATGGTTTTATTAACCACGCTGGTGGTTAATTATAACGCTAAATATGTTTATGTAGTTCCTATATGTGTACTTCCTCTCGTATTGAAAGCATTTTTTGATGCAAGGTTAGGTCTTTTCACTCATGTGCTTACAGTAATGCTTTTAGGGTTTATTGTACCTAATTCTTCGGAATATATGTTCTTGCAGATAATTGCTGGTATTGTTACGATTTTAACTGTTTCAGAATTATACAAACGTGCTAATCTGTTTATTTCTGTCGGACAAATTACCCTAATTTATATACTGGCATATTTTGCATTTTTCGTAATTCATGAGGGTAGCATAACAAATATGAATTACGAAACATTTGGAATGTTTATTTTAGGTGGTTTGGCTACATTATTTGTACAGCCGTTAATTTACATTTATGAAAAGATCTTTGATTTAGTGTCAGACGTCTCTTTATTGGAACTTTCTGATACCAATTCTAAACTTCTTAAAGAACTTTCAAACTTAGCCCCTGGTACGTTTCATCACTCTTTGAATGTTGCAAATCTTGCTGAAGCAGCAGCAAACGAAATAGGGGCAAATGCAATGTTGGCTAGGGTAGGAGCGCTTTACCACGATATAGGTAAAATGGAAAACCCTACCTATTTTACTGAAAACCAATTAACCGGTCTTAATCCTCATGACGAACTTTCTCCACGAGAGAGTACGGACATAATTATAGGTCATGTGATTGACGGAGTAGAAATAGCAAAAAAGTACAATTTACCGGATCGTATCATTGATTTTATCCGTAGCCATCATGGTACAAGTTTGGTCTATTATTTCTATATTAAAGAAAAGGAAATAGATCAATTCGCAAAGGAAGAAGAATTTAGATACCCAGGACCTAAACCTTTTAGTCGAGAAACTGCTTTGTTAATGATGTGCGACAGTGTTGAGGCAGCATCCAAAAGTTTACGCGAGATAAATTCAGGAAAGATTGATGAATTAGTAGAAAGTGTAATTACTAGGCAAATGGAAGATGACCAATTTATAAACGCAAACATTAATTTTAAGGAAATAGAGGTGATTAAGAAAGTTTTAAAATCCAAGCTCGCCAATATATTCCATTTGAGGGTTGAGTACCCAGAATAA
- a CDS encoding TIGR03915 family putative DNA repair protein: MDTHLLQYDGSFDGFLTAIFEVFEQRLEKVIIQKNSFPQTKLFALPQQVITNETKSTRVWTGLRKKVSTTTISHLYYSFLSELPEMEGLLLDFICRTFRSNKSIACDYSDPVVLRISQISRMVGREKHRMEAFVRFRLTKDGIYFANIEPDFDVLPLISKHFQDRYADQKWLIYDLKRNYGIYYDLLKVDTICLELTDDFDGSKSDSKYFSDKEIDFQTLWKDYFDTTNIASRKNMKLHIRHVPKRYWKYLSEKRPNLPY; the protein is encoded by the coding sequence ATGGATACACATTTACTACAATATGATGGAAGTTTTGACGGTTTCCTAACGGCAATTTTTGAAGTATTTGAACAACGATTGGAAAAGGTAATTATTCAAAAAAATAGTTTTCCTCAGACAAAATTGTTCGCACTTCCACAACAAGTTATTACAAACGAAACCAAAAGTACTAGGGTTTGGACAGGTTTAAGAAAGAAAGTCTCTACCACTACAATTAGCCATTTATATTATTCTTTTCTGAGTGAATTGCCAGAAATGGAAGGTCTCTTACTAGATTTTATTTGTAGAACATTTAGGTCTAATAAAAGTATTGCCTGTGATTATTCTGATCCTGTTGTGTTGAGAATCTCACAAATTTCAAGAATGGTAGGTAGGGAAAAACATCGAATGGAAGCTTTTGTGCGGTTTAGATTAACTAAAGATGGAATTTATTTCGCCAACATTGAACCAGATTTTGATGTACTTCCATTAATTTCAAAACACTTTCAAGATAGATATGCCGACCAAAAATGGCTGATTTATGACCTAAAAAGAAATTATGGGATTTATTATGATTTGTTAAAGGTTGATACAATTTGCTTAGAGTTAACAGATGATTTTGATGGAAGTAAGTCAGATTCAAAATATTTTTCTGATAAAGAAATTGATTTTCAAACTTTATGGAAGGATTATTTTGACACCACTAATATAGCTTCTAGGAAGAATATGAAGTTACATATTCGACATGTGCCTAAACGTTATTGGAAATATTTGAGTGAGAAACGACCAAACTTACCCTATTAA
- a CDS encoding putative DNA modification/repair radical SAM protein — protein MSFERIREKLTILADAAKYDVSCASSGSKRSNTTKGLGNSSGMGICHSYTEDSRCVSLLKILLTNFCIFDCAYCVTRKSNDIKRAAFQVQEVVNLTINFYRRNYIEGLFLSSGIFKNPDYTMERLVAVAKKLRLEENFNGYIHLKSIPGASDDLMREAGLYADRLSVNIEIPTEAGLKRLAPDKKREDFLKPMEKVKNEIIQYKLEKKFIRRTPQYAPAGQSTQMIVGASGENDFQIMHASNFFYKKFNLKRVYYSGYIPISYDHRLPQIGSAVPMLRENRLYQTDWLMRFYGFEISEILNPQYQHLDLEIDPKLGWALRNLHEFPIDVNKADKRMLLRIPGIGLKSVNKILQARKYRRLGWDHLKKIGVALNRARYFITCDSAYFEKKDYTPEQLKFQIQKVSVSKYNKSLSNQLALFQ, from the coding sequence ATGTCTTTTGAACGCATTCGAGAAAAATTAACAATACTAGCAGATGCCGCAAAATATGATGTTTCATGTGCATCGAGCGGCAGTAAACGATCTAATACCACCAAAGGTTTAGGAAATTCTAGTGGCATGGGTATATGTCACTCTTATACTGAAGACAGTCGCTGCGTTTCTCTTTTGAAAATATTACTTACTAATTTTTGCATTTTCGATTGTGCATATTGTGTAACACGAAAAAGCAACGATATTAAAAGAGCTGCTTTTCAGGTGCAAGAGGTTGTGAATTTAACTATCAATTTTTACCGCAGAAATTATATCGAGGGCCTGTTTTTGAGTTCTGGAATTTTTAAGAATCCAGACTATACAATGGAACGTTTGGTTGCTGTTGCGAAAAAATTGCGATTGGAAGAAAATTTTAATGGCTATATACATTTAAAATCGATTCCGGGTGCCTCAGATGATCTTATGCGGGAAGCAGGTTTATATGCGGATCGGTTGAGTGTGAACATAGAAATTCCAACAGAAGCGGGTTTAAAAAGGTTAGCTCCAGATAAAAAACGGGAAGATTTTCTAAAACCGATGGAAAAGGTTAAGAATGAAATCATACAGTATAAATTAGAAAAGAAATTTATACGAAGGACACCACAATATGCTCCCGCTGGACAAAGCACCCAAATGATCGTGGGGGCCTCTGGTGAAAATGATTTTCAAATCATGCATGCATCTAATTTCTTTTATAAAAAGTTTAATTTAAAACGTGTTTATTACTCGGGATATATTCCTATCAGCTATGATCATAGATTGCCACAAATTGGTAGTGCCGTGCCAATGTTACGCGAAAATCGTCTATATCAGACAGATTGGTTAATGCGTTTCTATGGATTTGAAATTTCTGAAATCTTAAATCCTCAATACCAACATTTAGATTTAGAAATTGATCCCAAATTAGGTTGGGCTTTACGTAATCTTCATGAATTTCCTATAGATGTAAATAAAGCTGACAAACGAATGTTGCTACGTATTCCAGGCATCGGATTAAAATCGGTAAATAAGATTTTGCAGGCTAGGAAATATCGTCGATTAGGTTGGGATCATTTAAAGAAAATTGGTGTTGCACTAAATAGAGCCAGATACTTTATTACTTGTGACTCTGCCTATTTTGAAAAAAAGGATTATACCCCAGAACAATTGAAGTTTCAAATTCAAAAGGTTAGTGTATCCAAATACAATAAATCCTTGAGTAATCAGCTGGCATTATTTCAATAA
- a CDS encoding LytR/AlgR family response regulator transcription factor, whose protein sequence is MKTEQIISCLIVDDESVAREVIASHLAKIANIRIVASCKNAMEAFYWINNETIDLLFLDINMPELSGISFAKTINKDIKIIFTTAYRDFAVEGFELKAVDYLLKPIAFDRLLKAVNRYFEIVNYTEKPLTQHQQNIDFIFVRSDRKMIKIDFDSILYIESLSDYLKIHLANEIIVTRETISSIEAKLPQNNFMRIHRSYIISIPHISIYTNEFISIQKESLPISRSYKKEVLERLENL, encoded by the coding sequence TTGAAAACAGAACAAATCATATCCTGTCTTATAGTAGACGATGAAAGTGTGGCTAGAGAAGTTATAGCTTCCCACCTTGCAAAAATTGCAAATATTAGAATTGTAGCGAGCTGTAAAAACGCTATGGAGGCTTTTTATTGGATAAATAATGAAACCATTGATCTATTGTTTTTGGATATTAATATGCCAGAATTATCAGGAATTTCATTCGCAAAGACAATAAATAAGGACATCAAAATAATATTTACCACGGCATATAGGGATTTTGCTGTTGAGGGCTTTGAGTTAAAAGCCGTTGATTATCTCTTAAAACCTATAGCTTTCGATAGATTATTGAAAGCGGTTAATAGGTATTTTGAAATTGTAAATTATACAGAAAAGCCTTTAACTCAACACCAGCAAAATATAGATTTTATCTTTGTAAGATCTGACAGAAAAATGATTAAAATTGACTTCGATTCGATTTTATATATAGAAAGTTTAAGTGATTATCTAAAAATTCATTTAGCAAACGAAATTATTGTAACACGTGAAACGATTAGTTCAATAGAGGCAAAACTGCCGCAAAATAATTTTATGCGTATTCATCGATCCTATATAATCTCGATACCTCATATTTCCATTTATACAAATGAATTTATTTCGATTCAAAAAGAATCTTTGCCAATTAGCAGAAGCTATAAAAAGGAAGTATTAGAACGTTTGGAAAATTTATAA